The Carboxydocella sporoproducens DSM 16521 genomic sequence TTTGCAGATAAGTGAAGCCCTGGGAGCGGGCCGCTTCCCACTGTCCTCTGGGAATGGACTGGATGCCAGCCCGAAACACTTCGGCAATATAGGCACCGGTATAAATGCCCAGCCCCAGGGTGCCACAGGTAAATTCCGACAGGCTTACCCCCAAAGAGGGCAAACCCTGATAAAAGAAAAAGACCTGAATTACCAGGGGTGTATTTTGAAAAAACTCCACATACCATTTGCCGATAAACTGGGTTACCGGGTTTTCGATAACCCGCAAAACCGCTACAATTACGCCAATCGCCAGGGCCAGAACCAGGGCCAGCAAGGATACCTGCAGGGTAATGGCCAGCCCGGAGAAGAATTGATCCGAGCGTTGCCAGACATCTGCCCAGTTGGTCATACAAACTACCTCCTCCGGTGCAATTTAAAGGGGTCCCCGGGCAGGGGACCCCGGCCGCTTACTTGGGGGGTTCTTCTTTAAACCACTTTTTATACAGTTCAGCGTACTTGCCGCTGTCCTTCATTTCCTTCAGCCAGTCATTGACAAACTTGACAAAGTCATCATTGCCTTTCTTGAAGCCCATACCGTAGGGTTCGGAAGTAAAGAGCCCGCCTACCAGTTCTACATTAGGATCCTGCTGGGCAAAACCAAGCAAGATGGAGTTATCGGTGGTCATAGCATCAGCCCGGCCATTTTGCAGAGCCAGGAAGGCTTCGGGATAGGTGGGGAATTCCAGCACCTGGGCTTCCGGAGCCTTGGCCCGAATGTTCTTGGCACTGGTGGAACCCTGGACAGTCGCTACTTTCTTGCCTTTCAAATCATCCACTGATTTAATGGAGCTGCCTTTCTTGACCAGCAGGGACTGACCGGCTTCAAAATAGACATCGGAAAAGTCAATTTGCTTTTTCCGCTCTTCAGTAATGGTCATGGTACCGGCCACAATATCCACCTGGTCGTTTTGCAGCATAGGAATCCGGGTTTTGGATTCAACCTTGACGAATTCCACTTTGCTCTCATCACCAAAAATCTTTTTGGCCAGTTCCTTCATCAGGTCGATTTCAAAGCCTTCTACCTGGTTGGTCTGGGTATTGAGCATGCCAAACAGGGGGACATCATACTTGACACCGGCAATCAATTTGCCCCGCTGTTTGATTTGCTCCAGTTTGCCAGCCTTTCCGGCTGCCGGCTGGTTTTCCGCCTGTTTCTGCTCTCCGCCGCCTCCGCAGCCGGCCAGCAGTCCAAGAGACAGGATCCCGGCGAAAGCCAATGCTATCAGTTTTTTCAGTTTCATCGGTTCAACCTCCCTTGTTTTTAGAGAATTTTGCTTAAGAAGAGCCTGGTTCGCTCCTCTTTGGGCTCTTTGAAGAAATGTTCCGGGGTGCCTTCCTCGATAATGCGCCCCTCATCCATGAAAATCACCCGGTCGGCCACTTCCCGGGCAAAGCCCATCTCATGGGTAACCACCACCATGGTCATTCCCTCCCGGGCCAGGGACTTCATTACATCCAGTACCTCATTGACCATTTCCGGGTCCAGGGCTGAGGTAGGCTCATCGAAGAGCATGATTTTCGGCTTCATGGCCAGACCCCGGGCAATGGCCACCCTTTGCTGCTGGCCACCGGAAAGCTGGCTGGGATAGGCGTCAGCCTTTTCAGCAATGCCTACCTTTTGCAGATAGTAACGGGCGATTTTTTCCGCTTCCCGGGGGTCCATTTTTTTGACCTTGATGGGAGCCAAAGTGATATTTTCCAGCACCGTCTTGTGAGGATAGAGATTGAAATGCTGGAAAACCATGCCGATTTCCTGCCGTAAGAGATTTATATTCACCTTTGGGTCATCCAGCCGGAAACCGTCCACTATCAATTCACCGGAAGAAATCTTCTCCAGCTGGTTGATACAGCGCAACATGGTGCTCTTCCCTGAGCCGGAGGGGCCGATGACCACCACCACTTCCCCTTCCCGGATTTCCAGATTGATATCCTTGAGGACATGATGGTTGCCGAAATATTTATTGACATTCTTGAACTTGATCACTGCTCTCACCTCTGGCTCCATTTTGGTGACCAGCCCACAAAAAACTACAAAAAAATAACTGGAGCCTACATTGTATACTCCAGTTATTGATGCGTAACCTCATCATAAAGGGCCATGATGAATTTTTTCAGGTTGATCTTGCCCTTTTCTCCTCGCAATTTGGCCCGTACTTCGTTAAAATCAAAAAAGCGGGGAGCATAGTATTCAAAAAGAGGATCATGGTAATCTTCCGCCCCTAAAGCGGCCAGATGTTCCATAGCTTCGTGTACTGCCCGGCGAATGCGCTGCTCCAGGGTACCCAGATCCACCTCTTCTCCAGTTTCCTGGCGGTAGCGTTCCTGCAATTCCTGATATAGCTCTTTGAGCTGCAGGTTGGCCGGAGTGCGCCCTTCTTCTTCCTTCTCCCGCAAAATCTCCACCAGCCAGTTCAGTTCCCGGCTGCCCATTTCCCCCGCCAGTCCCAGGTCCCGCAAAACCCGGCGCATTTTCTTGCTGCCGCTCTCCCTGTCACTGCTCCGTTCCGGTTGCTGGTTGCCCACCATCCAATCCAATGCTGCCAGGGAATTGCGCACCTGGGCCAGGGATTGGGTCAGGCGCAAATTGGCCAGCACTTTTTGCAAAACCGACACTACTTCCACCCGGTTGATGGGTTTGTGGATATAAAAATCCACGCCCGCCTGATAGGCACCGGCCACCATTTCCTTGTTTTCCACCTGAGAAATCATGACAATGGCCCCCGTAAAACCTCTTTCTTTCAGGGCAGCTACTACCTCAACCCCATCCTGACCGGGTAGCAACAAGTCCACCAGCACTACATCGGGCCGGACCTGCATCACCACCATATCGGCCATTTCCCCGGTCTCCAGTTCCCCGAC encodes the following:
- a CDS encoding amino acid ABC transporter permease → MTNWADVWQRSDQFFSGLAITLQVSLLALVLALAIGVIVAVLRVIENPVTQFIGKWYVEFFQNTPLVIQVFFFYQGLPSLGVSLSEFTCGTLGLGIYTGAYIAEVFRAGIQSIPRGQWEAARSQGFTYLQTMGYIILPQALRVALPPLGNQVVNLVKNSAILSTIAVADLMYNANLVSAETFIVFEVYIFAALLYLTLTIPLSALVEYLERRVAQGYH
- a CDS encoding ABC transporter substrate-binding protein codes for the protein MKLKKLIALAFAGILSLGLLAGCGGGGEQKQAENQPAAGKAGKLEQIKQRGKLIAGVKYDVPLFGMLNTQTNQVEGFEIDLMKELAKKIFGDESKVEFVKVESKTRIPMLQNDQVDIVAGTMTITEERKKQIDFSDVYFEAGQSLLVKKGSSIKSVDDLKGKKVATVQGSTSAKNIRAKAPEAQVLEFPTYPEAFLALQNGRADAMTTDNSILLGFAQQDPNVELVGGLFTSEPYGMGFKKGNDDFVKFVNDWLKEMKDSGKYAELYKKWFKEEPPK
- a CDS encoding amino acid ABC transporter ATP-binding protein, whose protein sequence is MIKFKNVNKYFGNHHVLKDINLEIREGEVVVVIGPSGSGKSTMLRCINQLEKISSGELIVDGFRLDDPKVNINLLRQEIGMVFQHFNLYPHKTVLENITLAPIKVKKMDPREAEKIARYYLQKVGIAEKADAYPSQLSGGQQQRVAIARGLAMKPKIMLFDEPTSALDPEMVNEVLDVMKSLAREGMTMVVVTHEMGFAREVADRVIFMDEGRIIEEGTPEHFFKEPKEERTRLFLSKIL
- a CDS encoding response regulator, with product MGEFKFMIIDDDRICRRMLSMIIEQEGLGEVVGELETGEMADMVVMQVRPDVVLVDLLLPGQDGVEVVAALKERGFTGAIVMISQVENKEMVAGAYQAGVDFYIHKPINRVEVVSVLQKVLANLRLTQSLAQVRNSLAALDWMVGNQQPERSSDRESGSKKMRRVLRDLGLAGEMGSRELNWLVEILREKEEEGRTPANLQLKELYQELQERYRQETGEEVDLGTLEQRIRRAVHEAMEHLAALGAEDYHDPLFEYYAPRFFDFNEVRAKLRGEKGKINLKKFIMALYDEVTHQ